The Ruficoccus amylovorans region AGCCCCGGTATTCGAGAGCCTTGAGCTCGTCGAGAAACTCCTTCATGCGCGGCGACTTCGGATCGACATCGAAGCCCATTTCGTTCGCCTTCATCATGACCGAAGAGCGCCCGGACATGTCCGAGACAAGCACGCGGGTGCGGTTGCCGACGGCCTCGGGGCGGATATGCTCGTAGGAGTGCTTGACCTTGTTCACCGCGTCGGCGTGGACCCCGCCCTTGTGGACAAAGGAGGCCGCCCCGACGAAGGGCGCGCGGATGTCGGGCCGCAGGTTGGCCATCTCATCGACGAAAAGCGAAATGTCGCGCAGCTTGTTCAGCTTCGGGGCGCAGTTGACCTCGTAGCCGAGCTTGAGGGAAAGGTTGGCGATGATGCTGGTCAGGTTGGCGTTGCCGTTGCGCTCGCCAAAGCCGTTCATCGTCCCCTGCACGATGCACGCGCCCTCGCGCACCCCGGCCAGGCTCAGAGCCACACCCAGTCCGCAGTCGTTGTGGCAGTGCATGCCGACCTTCGCGTCCGGAAAGCGTGTGACCACGGTTTTTACCACCTCGGCGACCTCGTGGACCATCATGCCGCCGTTGGTGTCGCAGAGCGTAAGGAAGTCCGCCCCGCCCCGCTTCGCCGCTTCCAGCGTGCTCAGCGCGTAGTCGGGGTTGTCCTTGTACCCGTCGAAAAAGTGCTCGGCGTCGTAGTGGACTTCGCGCCCGGCGGCCTTGAGGTGGCGGACGGTGTCCTCGATCATCGCGAGGTTTTCCTCCGCCGTGGTGCGGATGACCTCCGTCACATGCAGCAGCCAGGTTTTTCCAAAAATCGTCACCACCGGCGTCTCCGCCTGAAGCAGCAGGGCCACCTGAGGGTCTTCCTCGACGGAGACATTGGCGCGGCGGGTGGAGCCGAAGGCCGCGATCTTCGCATGGGTCAGCTCCAGCGCCTTGGCCTGCTGGAAAAAGTCCACGTCACGCGGGTTCGAGCCGGGCCAGCCGCCCTCGATGTAGTCCACGCCGAACTGGTCAAGCTTTTCGGCCACCCGCAGCTTGGCCGAGACAGAGAAGGAAACGCCTTCGCCCTGCGTGCCGTCGCGCAGGGTCGTGTCATAGATAAAAACGTTGGATTTCGGGTTCATTGAAAGAAGCAAAAATAAAGGGTAATGAAAAAACGCGTTCAATGGGCAGCCAACGCCGCCCGCCGTGAGCTTTTTGCCCTGCCCGGAAATCCCTTCCGTAAAGTCACATGCCAACCTTGGCCCGGAAAGGATCCCGGGCTACCGAATTCGCGCAATGGCGAGGGTTGTGACGATAAACTGCATGCGAAAACCAATAAATGAAAACGCCTTTCCCCCGCCGCGCAACGTTTTATTTCGGGCCTGCCCGGCGTCAGTGAAGCGCCAAAGCCGGTCCGGCTGGACCAGCAATCAGGGGTAGCGGCCTTTCTGGACGCGTAGGGCGAAGCCCCTCAGTGTCCTGTGCGGTCACGCACTTGGGGGCGGCGGAGCCCTCAAAGAGCTAAAGCTGCGCGTGCTCTTCGATGAAGGCGCGGATGTCGTCGATTTCGGCCGGGAGTTCGTGGCGGACGATGGTTTTCGCCTTGAGTTCCTCCAACGCGGGCGCGGTCGGCTCGATACCGATCGCCTCAGTGATCGTTTCGGGGAACTTGGCCGGGTGCGCGGTGGCGAGGACGACAGCGGTCTTGGCCGGGTCGCGCTCGACGAAGCCGCAGGCCGTGTGCGGATCGACCACGTAGCCGTACTTTTTATAAACTTCGGCGATGATCTCGCGGATGCCCGCATCGGTCGTGTGCGAGGCGGTGAAAACGTCCGCGTCGAAGCTCTCGAACTGGTAGCGCCCGTTGTCGCGGAACTCGCCCATCACGCTGCGGACCTTCTGCGGGTCGCACCCGACCAGGTAGTACAGGAAGCGCTCGAAGTTGGAGGCCACCTGGATGTCCATCGACGGGGCCAGGCTCGGCACCACGTCGCCCACCTCGTACTGGCCGCTCGTGAAAAGCTTGTAGAGGATGTCGTTCTGGTTCGTGGCCACGCGGAACGAGGCGGCGGGCAGGCCCATGCGCTTCGCCAGCCACCCGGCCAGGATGTTCCCAAAGTTGCCCGTCGGCACGATGAACTCGACCGCCCCGCGCCGCTCCTTCGGGAGCTGGAAGTAGGCGTAAAAGTAGTACACGCACTGAGCGAGGATACGGGCCAGGTTGATCGAGTTGATGGCCGAGAGCCGGTACTGGCGCTTGAGGTCGAGGTCGCCGAAAAGCTCCTTCACGATGTGCTGGGCATCGTCGAAGCTGCCCTTGACCGCGAGCGGAAAGACGTTGGCCGCGCCGGTGGTCGTCATCTGCCGCTCCTGCAAGGGGGAGATACGCCCGTCCGGGTAGAGGATGAAAATGTTCACCCCGTCCTTGCCCAGCAGGCCGTGGATGGCGGCCGAACCGGTGTCGCCGGAGGTAGCCCCGAGGACGTTGATGTGCTCGGAGCTGTTGCGGATCTGCTCCTCGTAGAGGTTGCCCACCAGTTGCAGGGCAAAGTCCTTGAAGGCCAGCGTCGGCCCGTGGAAAAGCTCCAGCACGTAGAGGTCGTCGCTCAGCCCGACCAGCGGTGCGATTTTCTCATCGGTAAAGCGCTTGTAGGACTCCTCGACCAGTCGGCGCAGGACCGCCTCGTCCATGTCGGTGGCAAACTCCTTCAGAAACTCGAAGCACAACTCGGCATAGCCCAGGTCCTCCCACGCGTCGAGCTTGCCCGAGAGGTCCGGCAGCTCCCGCGGCAGGTACAGCCCGCCATCCGGGGCCAGGCCGGCGGCAACCGCCTGGGTAAAGGTGACCGATCCGCCATTTCCGCGCGTGCTGACATATTCCATAGGCCCTCCAAGAAACCCACCCCCTCCCCCGCCTTCAACACTATTTTAGCAGGCAGGACGCAGGACACAGTCCTGCACCTGTGGTGCTACGCACCACGGATGCCCCCGCCAACGCGGCGGCATGGGCAACGGCGGTTGACGCCGAGCCAAACGGACTCCGACTGAACAACCGTCGAGAGGGCGAACCGTGTCTGCGGATTTCGCTATAAAAGGGAACAGGCCCTAGCTCGAGTCAGTCAGGCTACTGGCATCGGTTTGGATGCGCAGTATAGAAAGTGCAAGACCGTTTGGACTAGCGATCAGGGGTAATCAGGGGTAGCGGCCTTTATGGACGCGTAGGGGCGAAGCCCCTCAGGGTCCGGTGCGGCCACGCACCACGGGGCGTGCAGCCCCGGGAATTTGCGCAATAGGAGCACTGGAGCGTTCA contains the following coding sequences:
- the cimA gene encoding citramalate synthase translates to MNPKSNVFIYDTTLRDGTQGEGVSFSVSAKLRVAEKLDQFGVDYIEGGWPGSNPRDVDFFQQAKALELTHAKIAAFGSTRRANVSVEEDPQVALLLQAETPVVTIFGKTWLLHVTEVIRTTAEENLAMIEDTVRHLKAAGREVHYDAEHFFDGYKDNPDYALSTLEAAKRGGADFLTLCDTNGGMMVHEVAEVVKTVVTRFPDAKVGMHCHNDCGLGVALSLAGVREGACIVQGTMNGFGERNGNANLTSIIANLSLKLGYEVNCAPKLNKLRDISLFVDEMANLRPDIRAPFVGAASFVHKGGVHADAVNKVKHSYEHIRPEAVGNRTRVLVSDMSGRSSVMMKANEMGFDVDPKSPRMKEFLDELKALEYRGYEYEAADASFRLMLARFLKNKPDHFEVIHYRVIDVHGEWKDELTSEASVKLRINGEVYHTVAEATGPVGALDLAIRKALEQVYPQINSVRLTDFKVRILDGKQGADSIIRVQIESTDGSEIWGTVGASDDIIEASWEALLDSYEYKLLLDNGDGIAR
- the thrC gene encoding threonine synthase; its protein translation is MEYVSTRGNGGSVTFTQAVAAGLAPDGGLYLPRELPDLSGKLDAWEDLGYAELCFEFLKEFATDMDEAVLRRLVEESYKRFTDEKIAPLVGLSDDLYVLELFHGPTLAFKDFALQLVGNLYEEQIRNSSEHINVLGATSGDTGSAAIHGLLGKDGVNIFILYPDGRISPLQERQMTTTGAANVFPLAVKGSFDDAQHIVKELFGDLDLKRQYRLSAINSINLARILAQCVYYFYAYFQLPKERRGAVEFIVPTGNFGNILAGWLAKRMGLPAASFRVATNQNDILYKLFTSGQYEVGDVVPSLAPSMDIQVASNFERFLYYLVGCDPQKVRSVMGEFRDNGRYQFESFDADVFTASHTTDAGIREIIAEVYKKYGYVVDPHTACGFVERDPAKTAVVLATAHPAKFPETITEAIGIEPTAPALEELKAKTIVRHELPAEIDDIRAFIEEHAQL